A genomic segment from Cyprinus carpio isolate SPL01 chromosome A22, ASM1834038v1, whole genome shotgun sequence encodes:
- the LOC109059429 gene encoding mast cell protease 1A-like, whose protein sequence is MMTIISLLLLASLLPHLTFTAHVDVGIVNGREAKPHSRPYMVSIQLMRKHDCGGFLISDQWVLTAAHCWDGYTSRTVVVGAHDLSDSKNLTCIRVKKFIPHPEYSASGNDIMLLMLYKKVRLNNNVGLISLPKDNVNVDTLCSVAGWGSLWTNGTMSDRLMEANMNILNQEECQRKWGNIYLASQMICAHGHGGSCHGDSGGPLVCGDTAVGVTSFGSNKLCNSPEQPNVYTKISAYLPWIHQTIKNFK, encoded by the exons ATGATGACCATCATCTCTCTGCTCCTGCTGGCCTCTCTGCTGCCACACCTGACCTTCACTG CTCATGTGGATGTGGGTATAGTGAACGGCAGGGAAGCAAAACCCCACTCCAGACCTTACATGGTTTCTATTCAGTTGATGCGTAAACACGACTGCGGTGGATTCCTCATTTCTGATCAGTGGGTCTTGACTGCTGCACATTGCTGGGACGG ATATACAAGTCGGACGGTTGTTGTTGGTGCTCATGACTTAAGTGATAGTAAGAATTTGACATGCATCAGAGTGAAGAAATTCATCCCGCATCCAGAATACAGTGCTTCTGGGAATGACATCATGCTTTTGATG CTATATAAAAAAGTCAGACTAAACAACAATGTTGGACTGATATCATTGCCAAAGGACAATGTCAATGTGGATACTCTCTGTAGTGTTGCGGGCTGGGGAAGTCTGTGGACTAATGGCACAATGAGTGATCGTCTAATGGAGGCAAACATGAATATACTAAATCAAGAAGAGTGTCAACGTAAATGGGGAAACATCTACTTGGCCTCACAGATGATCTGTGCACATGGCCATGGTGGATCCTGCCAT GGAGATTCAGGAGGTCCTTTGGTTTGTGGAGACACTGCAGTTGGTGTCACATCTTTTGGAAGTAATAAACTATGTAATTCACCTGAGCAACCTAATGTGTATACTAAGATTTCAGCATATCTTCCATGGATCCACCaaaccattaaaaattttaagtaa